In the genome of Ferrovibrio terrae, the window TTGGGCCTGCCCAGGGCCTGGCGCGACCAGCCGGTCGGCGAGGCGCGCGGTATGGTGCTGCATGAAAGCCAGAGCCTGCTGATCGAGATGCAGGTCTGCCGTGGCGCGGAATTCCTGACCTATGCCACGCCGCTGCTGCGCAAGGCCTTCAAGGGCAGCGGCGAAGCCTGGTCCGAAGCCAACATGCAGGGCATCTATGCCCGCGTGAAGCCGGACCTGATCCGCGTGGATGCCGATGAAGTGACCTATCCGGCGCATGTGATGCTGCGCTACCGTCTGGAACAGGCAATGCTGAACGATGACCTGCCGATTGCCGAGCTGCCGGCTGCCTGGAATGACGGCATGCAGACCCTGCTGGGCGTGGACGTGCCGGACGACCGCAACGGCTGCATGCAGGACATCCACTGGCCGTCGGGCGCGATCGGCTATTTCCCGACCTATACGCTCGGCGCCATGTCAGCGGCGCAGCTGTTTGCCGCCGCCAAGGCGCAGGATGCCGCCATCCTGCCCGGCATTGCCAAGGGCAATTTCAAGCCGCTGCTGAAATGGCTGCGCGCCAATGTGCATGGCAAGGGCGCACTGCTGACCACCGACGAACTGCTGCGCGAAGCCACCGGGAAACCGCTGGGCACCGCGGCTTTCAAGGCCCACCTCAAGGCCCGCTACCTGAACTGAGATAACGTCCATGCGATACGTCTCCACCCGTGGCCAGGCTCCCGCTCTCGATTTCGAGGGCGTGCTGCTGGCCGGCCTGGCAACCGATGGCGGCCTTTATGTGCCGGAAAGCTGGCCGCAGTTTTCGGCCGCCGACTGGCGTGCCATGCGCGGGCTCAGCTATGCCGAGATAGCCTTCAGGGTCATCAAGCCCTTCATTGGCGGCAGCATTCCTGACGCTGATCTCAAGCAGATGATTGCGGAAGCCTATGGCACCTTCGGCCACAGGGCGGTCGTGCCGCTACGCCAGAGCGGCGACAATGACTGGGTGCTGGAGCTGTTCCACGGCCCCACGCTGGCTTTCAAGGATGTGGCACTGCAGCTGCTTGGCCGGCTGTTCGACTGGGCACTGACCCGTTCGGGCAAACGGGCCACCATCGTCGGCGCCACCTCGGGCGATACCGGTTCGGCGGCCATCGAGGGCTGCCGCGGTCGCGCCAATCTCGACATCTTCATCATGTTCCCGGACGGCCGCGTCTCGGATGTGCAGCGCCGGCAGATGACCACTGTTGCCGACAGCAATGTGCATGCCATCGCGCTGGAAGGCACCTTCGACGATGCCCAGTCCATGGTGAAGGCGCTGTTCAACGACGCAGCCTTCCGCGATTCCGTTGGTTTAACGGCGGTGAATTCGATCAACTGGGCCCGCGTGATGGCGCAGATCGTCTATTACGTGACGGCTTCGCTCAGCCTCGGTGGTCCGGATCGTGCGCCGGCGTTTTGCGTGCCGAGCGGAAACTTCGGCGATATCTTCGCCGGCTACTGCGCCGCCAAAATGGGCCTGCCGATCTCCAAGCTGATCGTGGCGACCAATCGCAACGACATCCTGGCGCGCTTCTTTGCCAGTGGCGACTATCGCAAGAGCGGCGTCGAGCCGACCATCAGTCCGAGCATGGATATCCAGGTGGCGAGCAATTTCGAACGCCTGCTGTTCGACATGCATGGCCGCGACGGCGCGCAGATCCGCAAGCTGATGGGCGAGCTTGACCAGAGCGGCGGTTTCACCGTTTCGCCCAACGCACTGGCCGAGACGAAGCAGCTATTCGCCGCCGGCAAGGCCGACGAGGCCGCGACCAAAGCCATGCTGAAGACGGCCTTCGAGGCCGGCAATGGCCTGCTGGTCGATCCGCATACGGCGGTGGGGCTGGTTGTGTCTGCTGAACAGCGCAAATCAGGTGCCCTGCCGGTGGAAACCCCGCTGATCACGCTGGCGACGGCCGATGCCGCCAAGTTCCCTGATGCGGTGAAAGCCGCAACCGGCCGTCATCCGCCCCTGCCGCCGCGTATGGCCGACCTGTTCGAACGGCCCGAGCGCCAGACTCTCCTGAAGAACGATTATGCCACGGTGCGTAATTTCATTGAAACGCGTAGAGTAAAAGCATGACAGTCAAGATCAGTACACTTTCCAATGGGATGCGGGTGGTCTCCGAGGCCATGCCGCTGGTGAAAACCGTTTCGGTCGGCATCTGGGTCGATGCCGGGGCGCGCGACGAGACGTCGGAGATCAACGGCGTCGCGCATATGCTCGAGCATATGGCCTTCAAGGGCACCGAGCGCCGTTCGGCCCGTGCCATCGCCGAGGAAATCGAAGCGGTCGGCGGCCATCTGAATGCCTTCACCTCGCGTGAGCAGACCGCCTATTACGCGCGTGTGATGGCAGAGGATACCGGCCTTGCGCTCGATATCCTGTCCGACATCCTGCAGCATTCCGTCTTCGATGCCGAAGAGATGGAGCGCGAGCGCGGCGTCATCATCCAGGAGATCGGCCAGTCGGAAGATACGCCCGACGACATCATTTTCGATCATCTCCAGGAAACCGCATTTCCGGCGCAGTCGATGGGACGTTCGATCCTGGGCACGGTCGAGCGCGTCTCCGGGATGCAGCGCAGCGACCTGCAGGGCTTCCTGGATCGCTTCTACCATGGCCCGAGCCTGGTTCTCGTCGCCGCCGGCGCCGTCGATCACGACATGCTGATGGCCGAGGCCGAAAAACTTTTCGGCGGCTTCAACCGCTCGCCGCGTCCGTCGCAGCAGACGGCAAGCTACAGCGGTGGCGAAAAGCGCGAAGTGCGCGACCTTGAACAGGCGCATGTCGCCATCGCGCTCCCCGGGCTCGCCTTCGACGATCCCGATTATTATGCGATGAAGGTCTACGCCACGGTGCTGGGCGGCGGGATGTCGTCGCGGCTGTTCCAGGAAGTGCGCGAAAAGCGTGGCCTGGCTTATTCGGTTTATGCCTATCCGGCCTCCTACCGCGATGGCGGTCTGATGACGATCTATGCCGGCACCGGCGGCGAAAAGCTGCCGGAACTGATGCCGGTGCTGGCAGACGAACTGGGTAAGCTCTGCAGTCGGGTCGATGACGACGAGCTGCAGCGCGCACGCGCCCAGCTCAAGGTCGGCCTGGTCATGTCGCTGGAAAGCTCGGGAGCGCGCATCGAGCAGCTGGGCAGCCAGATGCTGCTGTTCGGCCGGCCGCTGAATATCGACGAAGTGCTGGCCTCGGTCGATCGCGTCGATGCCGCGGCCGTGCGCAAGGTGGCCGAGCGCGTGATGCGCACGGCGCCGCCTGCGGTGGCAGCGTTAGGGCCCGTCGAGCAGCTGGAAAGCTACAACCGCTTCGCCGCACGGTTCGGCTGAGGCGAGAGAGGCGGGGAGGGGGGACATGCTGTTCGGCCGCTTCCTTCCCCCGCTTGCGCCCATCCTGCACGGCGAGAAGCTGTATCTCCGTGCACCCGATATCAGCGATTACGACACCTGGGCGACATTGCGCGCGGTCAGTCGCGACCATCTGCAACCCTGGGAACCGACCTGGGCGGAAGACTCGCTGAGCCGCGAAGGCTATCGCCGCCGGCTGGCCTGGTTCGAGCGGCTGCGCCGGCAGGAGCATGGAGAGGCGTATTTCATCTACCTGCGCCGCAATGATGGGCTGGTCGGCGGCATCACGCTGTCAAATATCCGCCGCGGCGCTGCGCAATGCGGCGAACTGGGTTACTGGATCGGCAAGCCTTTCGCCGGACAGGGCCATATGGGCGAGGCGCTGGCGGTGATGCTGCGGCATTGCTTCGAGCTGCTGAAGCTGCACCGCATCGAGGCAGCCTGTCTGCCGGAAAACCTGCCCAGCCGGCGACTGCTGGATCATGCCGGTTTTCGCAGCGAAGGCCTGCTGCGCGAATATCTGAAGATCAACGGGGTCTGGCGCGACCATCAGCTCTATGCACGGCTGGCCAACGATCCGTTGCCCCTGCCGTCCCCGATACCTGAGCCGGGTCCGATCCGGGCCTGATCAGGCGTGTCCTGCGGTGGTCGACAGTTTGGCGACGTCGATACCGATCTTGCGCACGGCCCGATCCCACAGGCCATCCAGATGGGAATCGAACAGCAGCTCGAAGTCGGCCGGAACGGCCAGCCAGGCGTTTTCCTGGATTTCGGAATCGAGCTGGCCCGCGCCCCAGCCGGCATAACCAAGCGCAAACAGGCTGTGTTGCGGCCCGGTGCCCGTGGCAATCGCACGCAGCACATCCAGTGTCGCGGTCAGGCCGATACCGATGGCCTCGTCGATCTTCACGCTGCCCTGGCGCATGTAGTCGGTGGAATGCAGCACAAAGCCGCGACCGGTTTCGACCGGGCCGCCCAGGCGTACGACAATGTTGTTGTCCGCCGTCGATTCTATGCCGAGCTGGGTCAGCAGATTGGGAAAGGTGAGGCCTGGATAAGGCTTGTTGATCACCAGCCCCATGGCGCCTTCGGCATTGTGCGAGCACATGTAGATCACGGTACGCGCAAAGCGCGGATCCGCCATGCTCGGCATGGCGATCAGCAACTGCCGTTCCAGATAGCCGGAAATCTCGCTCGTGCTGGTCATACCCACACTCCGGTTTCACCCGAATGTTACCCCACCGGATCGACTTGTCTACATTGCCGGCTGGGAACAGGTCTTGCAATTGATGGGCCAGTAGACAGACTCGGGTCATGACCAACGCCGTCCGCAGCCTCGGCTCGCTTGCCGGGATAATTATTGCCGTAATCCTGTCGGTTTGCCCCGGCATGGCTGCGCGGGCGCAACATCTGCAGCTTCCGAATGCTCCTGTCAGGATTGCCCTGATTCAGGGCAGCGGCGATGAGGCCGGACTGCAGATTCAACTGTCGCCGGGATGGAAATTCTACTGGCGCACGCCCGGTGAGGGCGGCGTGCCGGCGCAGTTCGACTGGACGGCATCGCGCAATGTGACGCGCGTCGATGTGGCCTGGCCGGCGCCAAGGCGCATCCTGATCGGCAAGACCGAAATCTATGGCTATGGCGGCGAAGTGGTATTGCCGCTGCGCGTCGAGCGCCTGGATAGTGGCGTTCCGTATGGTCTCGATCTCATGCTGGAATATGGCGTGTGCAAGGATATCTGCATCCTGCGCAATGACCGCCTGCTGCTGCGCAGCCAGGACAGCGCGTCGACCCAGAACCAGCTCCTGATCGCGAAATGGCGCGCCCGCGTGCCGCAGCCGGCAGCACAGGCCGGGGTGCAGCTTGTCTCGCACCGCCTCAAACCCGACCGCCTGATGGTGACGCTGCAAAGCCAGACGCCCCTGCATGAACCGGAGCTGTTCGTGGAGGGGGCACCCGACAGCTGGTTTGGCCGGCCCGTGGTCAATCTGGCCGCGAACGGCCAGGAGGTGCGTTTCGATCTGCCGGCGACCTATTCGCCCGACAAGGCGAACCAGCTCCTGCGGTTGACGCTGGTCGACCGGGCCCTGCAGGCCGAACTGGTGCTGCCGCCCTGATCCCCTGTAATCCCTGTCTGTATTCTGGGGCAGACCCCTTGTTTCACCGCGCCGGGCGGATCATTTTACCCGCGCCGTATCCGCGGCGCTGTACCGGCCAATATTCAAACTGATAACGAGGAAACCATGACCATCAAGGTTGGCGACCGTATCCCCGATGCCACGCTGTACGTGATGTCCGAACAGGGCCCGCAGGCCGTGAAGGCCGCCGAATTCTTCAAGGGCAAGAAGGTTGCGCTGTTTGCCCTGCCGGGTGCTTTCACGCCGACCTGCTCGGCCAAGCACCTGCCGGGCTTCATCGAAAAGTATGACGACCTGAAGAAGAAGGGCGTGGAAACCATCGCCTGCCTCTCGGTCAATGACGCCTTCGTGATGGGCAACTGGGGCAAGGCCCAGAATGTCGGTGACAAGGTGGTGATGCTGGCTGATGGTTCGGGCGAGCTGACCAAGGCGATCGGCATGGAATTCGATCTCACCGCCCGCGGCATGGGCGTGCGCTCGCAGCGTTACTCGATGCTGGTCGATGATGGCGTCGTGAAGCAGCTGAACCTGGAAAAGCCTGGCGCCTTCGAAGTGTCGGACGCGAATACACTGTTCAGCCAGATCTGAACGATCCGCTTAATGCAAAGCCGGTCCGGGTTTACCGGGCCGGCTTTTTCTTTTTCGGCTTGAAATCTTCGCCGGCGATTTCGATGGCGGCATTGCGCGCCAGAACGTCGACGCGCTCATTCTCGACATGGCCGTCATGGCCGCGCACCCAGTGCCAGCTCACCTTGTGCGGCGCGACGGCCTCTTCAAACCGCTGCCACAGATCGACATTCTTCACCGGCTTGCGGTCGGCGGTTTTCCAGCCGCGCGCTTTCCATGAGCGCAGCCAGCCGGTGGCGCCGTCGATCACATAGCGGCTGTCGGAATAGAGTGCGACGGTGCAGGGCTTTTTCAGGGCCTCAAGGGCCATGATCGCCGCTGTCAGCTCCATGCGGTTGTTGGTGGTGTCCAGTTCGCCGCCGGCGAGTTCCTTTTCGGTCTCGCCGCGCCGCAGCAGGGCGGCCCAGCCACCCGGACCCGGATTGCCGAGGCAGGCGCCGTCGGTGAAGATTTCCACGCTCTGCGGATCAGACATTGCTAGCGTTCGATGCCGTAGGCCGAAGCGCCCAGCACCTGGCGGTGGAATTTCAGCTTCTTCCAGTATTCCAGCGGGTCCTTCGGCTTTACCAGCGCGCCGGGCACCTGGTTGAGCCAGTCATAAAGCCGCGTCAGCAGGAATCGCAGCGCCGCGCCGCGCGCGAACAGCGGCAGCGTATGCACCTCGCCATCGGTCAGCGGCCGTACGCTTTCATAGCCGCTCAGCAGCGCCCGCGCCTTGGTGACGTTGAAGGCGCCATCGGCCTCGAAGCACCAGGCATTCAGGTTGATCGCCACTTCGTAGGCGAAATAGTCGTTGCAGGCGAAATAGAAATCGATAAGCCCGCTGAAAGTTTCGCCAATGAAGAAGACATTGTCGGGGAACAGGTCGGCATGGATCACGCCATGCGGCAGCGGCCTGTCGCCGGCGCGGCCGGGCGTTTCCGGCCAGGCGGCTTTCAGCGCGTCGTATTCACGCGCGATGTCATGGGCAAGGCCGGGCATCACGCTGTCGGCCCTGGCTTCGCAATCGGCCACCAGCTTGGCCCAGCCATCCACGCTCAGGGCATTCGGCCGGTGCAGCGGGAAGTCCTTGCCGGCCAGATGCAGCCGCGCCGTGGCGGCGCCGAGTTCCTGGCATTGTTTTGCAGTCGGCTTTTTCGGCCAGACGCCGTTGAGGAAGCTGATAATGGCGCAGGGGCGGCCGGCCACTTCGTTCAGCAGGTTGCCGTCGCGATCATGGATCGGCGTCGGGCAGGCCAGTCCCTTGGCGGCGAGATGGTCCATCAGGCCGAGGAAATAGGGCAGGTCATCGCGCTTCACCCGGCGCTCGTAGAGCGTGAGGATGTAGCTGCCGGTTTCGGTGCCGAGCAGGTAGTTGGAATTCTCCACGCCTTCGGCGATGCCCTTCACCGACAGCGCGCAGCCAAGCTCGTAGCGTTGCAGCAGGGCATTGAGCTGCGTCTCGTCGATTTCGGTGTAGACGGCCATGGCGGGTGCGGTTCAGGCGGCGGAAGCGTCGAGGGCAACAGGCAGTTTGAACTGCACGGATTCAGTGGCGGTGGCGATCTCGCGCACCGTGACGTCGTAGCGTTCGCGAAAAGCGGCGATCACTTCCTCGACCAGCAGTTCGGGTGCGCTGGCGCCAGCCGTGATACCAACGGATTTGACGCCTTCAAGCGCCGTCCAGTCGATCTCGCTGGCGCGCTGCACCAGCAAGGCAATGCGGCACCCCTCGCGCTTGGCGACTTCCACCAGGCGCAGCGAGTTGGACGAATTTGGCGCGCCGATCACCAGCACGGCTTCGCTATGCGCGGCGATCGCTTTTACGGCAACCTGCCGGTTGGTGGTGGCGTAGCAGATGTCTTCCTTTTTCGGACCCTCGATCTGCGGGAAGCGCTGCTTGAGTGCTGCGATGATATGCGCGGTGTCGTCGACCGACAGCGTCGTCTGCGTGATATAGGCGAGTGGCTCGCTGGCGGGCACCTGCAGGCTGGCGACATCGGCCACGGTTTCGATCAGCAGCACGGCGCCGGGCGGCAACTGGCCCATGGTGCCGATCACTTCCGGATGACCGGCATGGCCGATCAGCACGATCAGGCGGTTTTCGCGATGGTGCCGTTCGGCTTCGCGGTGCACCTTGCTGACCAGCGGGCAGGTGGCGTCGAGGTAGGAGAGCTCGCGGGCCTCGGCGTCGGCCGGCACCGATTTGGGCACACCATGTGCCGAGAACACCACATGGGCGCCGGCGGGCACTTCATCGAGCTCGTCGACAAAGACGGCGCCCTTGGCGGCCAGGCTGTCGACCACGAAACGGTTATGGACGATCTCATGCCGGACATAGACCGGCGCACCGAAGCGCTCCAGGGCGCGTTCGACGATCTGGATGGCGCGGTCGACGCCGGCGCAGAAGCCGCGCGGCGCAGCCAGCACCAGGGAGATCGAAGGGCGGTCGGTGGAGGTCATCGGGCGGCGTGTCACTCGGGTCCGGGCATCGAATCCAGGCCTCAATCAGCCATTTCATTTCAACGGCTTGCAGACCTGTCGCTTGTTTCGGGCAGGCCCCTCTTCTATACAGGATGGGCCCGGGAAACTGTGCCGGGCAAGCTAATACACTCGCCTCGCGAAGGAAAGGCCGCCCGGATACGCCGGTGCCGTTCCGCTCGCCCCGCCGCCCTCTACCTGCCGGACCGGTAAGCGTCTCGCCATGACCCTGCATTCCTTCCGTTTCCCGCTCATTGCCCTGACCGCCGTTGTGCTGGCTGGTCTGCTGTCCGCCTGCAGCGGCAGTTATCAAACCCGCGTGCCGCCCTGCCCGCGGGTCGGCATCCTGGGCGATGCGAACAAGGCGACCCAGTATCGCGACGGTCCGGGCCGCGACCTGACCGATGTCACCTTCGAAACCGAGTTGCTCGATTTCAACGGCAGCTGCAAATACGAAGACAAGCAGGCCACGGTGGTGATCAGCTTCGTTCTGCAGGTTGGCGCCGCGCGCGGCCCGGCCGCCAGCCAGGCCGAAGCCCAGGTGCCGTATTTCGTCGCCGTGGTCGACAAGCAGCAGAATATCCTGTCCCGCAACCGGTTCGTCGCCCGCATCCCGTTCAAGGACGGGCAGCGTCGCGTCATCGTCGCCGACGAGTTCGAGCAGGTTCTGCCGTTGCAGGGTCGCCCGACCTTCGATTACGAAATCCTGGTCGGCCTGGAAATTCCGCAGGACCAGCTGAATCGCATCCGCCAGCAACGCGGTTTCTGACGCCTGTCATGGAGCGCATGCGCAACCTGCTGCCGGGACTGACGGTCGCCGCCACAGTGGCACTTGCCGTCGGCTTTATCTCCGAACATTACGGCGGTCCGCCATTCCTGCTCGCGCTGCTGCTCGGCATGGCGTTCAATTTCCTCAGCACCGACGCGCGGGTCCGGCCCGGCATCGATCTGTCGGCGCGCACCGTGCTGCGCATCGGCGTTGCCCTGCTCGGCATCCGCATCACGATGGATCGCATCACCGAACTCGGCCCGATCCCGATCTTGCTGGCGGTCTGTGGCGTGACGGTCGCCATCGGCAGCGGCCTGCTGCTGGCTCGGCTGGCTGGCCGCAGCCGCGAGGAAGGCCTGCTCTCAGGCGGTGCCGTCGGCATCTGCGGCGCGTCGGCAGCAATGGCGATCTCGGCAGCTTTGCCGCGGTCGCCGCAGGCCGAGCGCCTCACACTGCTCACCGTGATCGGCGTGACGGCGTTTTCCACCATCGCCATGATCATCTATCCGGTAATGGCCTCGATGCTGGGGCTGGATGAAACCGCGTCCGGCGTGCTGTTCGGCGCCACGATCCATGACGTGGCGCAGGTGCTGGGCGCGGGCCTCACCGTATCGCCGCATGCCGGCGATGTGGCGACCTTCGTGAAGCTGATCCGCGTGGCCTGCCTTCTGCCGGTGGTGGTCGGCATCGGCCTGATCTATCGCACCCGCGCCGCCGGCACAGGCACGCAGACCCAGCCGCTGCTGCCGCATTTCCTGCTCGGCTTCATCGCGCTCGTCGTGCTCGGCAGCGTGATCCCGCTGCCGGCCGTTGTGGTGAGCAGCGTTTCGGAAATCTCGCGCTGGTGCCTGCTGGTGGCGATCGCAGCGCTTGGCGTGAAGACGTCGTTTGCCGAACTGTTCGCGCTGGGCTGGAAACCGCTGGCGCTGATCCTGGCAGAGACGCTCGTGCTGCTCTGCTTCGTGCTCGCAGGGCTATTCCTGTTCTTCTGAACCGCCGTCCTTAGCCCAGTCCTCGGCCCAGTCATGCAGGGCCATCAGGTTCGGCTGCAGCCGACGCGCCGCCTCTGTCAGGACATAGCCCCGGCCGCCGTCATGCACCACCAGGCGGGCCGCCCGCAGTTCCTTGAGCCTCTGCTGCAGCACCGTGGGCGAAACGCCGTCGCAGGCCGCCTGCAGGGCCCGGAAGGTCAGCGGCCCTTCCTGCAACTCCCACAGCACGCGCAGGCCCCAGCGGCGCCCCAGCAGGTCCAGCAGGGCCATGATTGGGCGGCCAGTGGCCGAACCGCGGACCGGCTGACGGGGCAGGGGGGATTTGGTGGGCATTTCCAGTCCTTGTGCTACTGATTTAATAGCATTATCTTGCTACTGAAATCATAGCACAACAGGAGGACCGACACCATGGCCCGTCTCGCGCCGCTCACCCAGCCCTATCCGCCCGAAGCAGCCGCCGAACTGGCGCAGATGCCGGCCGATATCGCGCTGTTCCGCACCGTGGCGCATAACCCGCGCGTGCTGTCGCGCTGGCGCGGCGGCGGGTTGCTCGACAAGGGCTCGATCACTTTACGCCAGCGCGAAATCCTCATCCTGCGCACCACGGCGATGCTGGGTGCGGAATACGAATGGAGCGTGCATGTGGCGTTCTTCGCGGCGAAAGCCGGCTTCACCGCGGCAGACGTCCGCGCGACCGTGCGGGGAACAGCAGCCGACTGGAAGGATGATGAAGCCATGCTGATCCGGCTTGCCGGCACGCTGGTTCATGCCGCGACCATCGACGATGCGCTCTGGCAGGAGGCCGTGGCCTATTTCTCGCCGGCGCAGATGATCGAAATCATTGCGCTGGTCGGCTTCTATCACATGGTCTCGTTCACCGTGAACGCCACCGGCGTGGCGCTCGAACCCGGCGCGCCGCGCTTTCCTGCAGCTTAGTAGGCCAGAGCGCAGCCATCCTTGCGCGGATCCGAGCCGGCCTGCAGCACGCCATTCGCGCGGTCGATCAGGATGGCCTGACCGCCGCCATGCGGCATCTCGGCCTGCTTGATCTCGTGGCCCAGATTGGCCAGGCCCAGCAGCACATCCTCGCGGATGCCGCGCTCGGCCTCGAACTTGCCGGCGGTATGGAAGCCGCGCGGGCAGTCGATGGCTTCCTGCACATTCATGCCAAAATCGAGGATGTTGGTCAGCACATGGCTCTGGCCGACCGGCTGGAAGCCGCCGCCCATCACGCCGAAGGACAGCCAGGGCTGGCCGTCCTTCAGCGCCATCGCCGGGATGATGGTGTGCAGCGGCCGCTTGCACGGCTCGACGCAATTCAGATGCCCGGGTTCGACCTTGAAGCCGGCGCCGCGATTCTGCAGCAGCACGCCGGTCTTCGGGCTGGTCAGCGCCGTGCCATAGGGCCAGAACAGCGAGTTGATGAAGGAGCAGGCATTGCCCTCTTCGTCCACCACGCTGAGATACACGGTGTCGCGATAGGACTGGCCGCCGACGGGGCCCGGCGGATTCATGGCTTTCTTCAGGTCGATGCGGCCACGCAGCTCGTCGGCGAAGTCCATCGACAACAGCTTCTGCATCGGCACATCGGCAAAGGCAGGGTCGGCCACGTAAAGATCGCGCGCCTGGAAGGCGAGGCGGGTGGCCTCCGCCTCGATATGGAAACGCTCGACGCCGACCGGATCGTATTTGCTTAAGTCGAAGCCGCTCAGGATATTCAGCATCAGCAGCGTGATGATGCCGACACCATTCGGCGGGATTTCGAGGATCTCGACGTCCTTGTAGCGCGTGGCTATAGGATCGACCCAGAAAGCCTCCTGGGTGGCGAAGTCTTCCAGCGTATGCGTGGCGCCCAGACCGCGCAGATAGGTCACGATGTCGTCGGCGACCCAGCCGGTATAGAAGCCATCGCGGCCCTTGGCGGCGATCTCGCGCAGCACCTTGGCATGCTCGGGCTCGCGGAAGGTCTCGCCGAATTGCGGCGGCCGGCCGTCCTTCAGCCACATGCGCGCGGTATTGGCGTCGGCCTTCAGCTTGGCCTCGTTGCGGCGCCAGTCGGTGGACACACGCTCGGTGACCGGGAAGCCCTCCTCGGCAAACTTGATCGCCGGCTGCAGTAATTCGCCGAGCGGCATCTTGCCGAATTTCGCATTCAGCTTGGCCCAGGCATCGACGGCGCCGGGAATGGTGACGGCATGCGGCGAGGTAAGCGGGATTTCATTCAGGCCCTGCTTGATCAGCAGGTCGGCGGTCAGTCCCTTCGGCGCACGGCCCGAGCCGTTCAGACCATAGACCTTGCCGCCTTTTTTCGTATTGGTGCCGGCCGGCGCGTAGAGCACGAAGTTGTCACCGCCGATGCCGGTCGAACCGGGTTCGACCACGCCCTGCACGGCGCAGGCGGCGATGGCCGCATCCGTGGCGTTGCCGCCGCGTTTCAGAATCTCGATGGCGGTGACGGTGGCGAGGCTGTGCGAGGTGGCGGCAGCGCCATGGCGGCCCATGGCCACCGAACGGCCAGGCAGATGCAGGTCACGCATGATGATCAGAACTCCGGAAGTAAACTTGCGAGCGCGAGCCTACACCAGAGTTCTCAGACCGTCACAGGTGTTGGTCAGATTTCATCCCAACCTATATTTCATCCCTGCGTGCGCGCTGCTTTGCGAAAGAATCCGCCGCCTGCGCCTCTTCGCGTTCGCGCTTGCGCAATTGGTACAATTGGTCCCGCCCGGCGTCGTACTGTTTCGGCCAGGTCACGCCGCGCCAGTCGTAATCGGCGGCAGCGTGCAGGGTGAAATACGGATCGGCCAGATGGGGCCGCGCCAGGGCGCAGAGATCGGCGCGGCCCGACGCCACGATGGTATTGACCTGATCGGCAGATGTAATGGCGCCGACGGCAATCGTGGCGATGCCGGCCTCCTGCCGGATGGCATCGGCAAATGGCGTCTGGAACATGCGGCCGTATTGCGGCTTTGCCTCGATGGTTGTCTGGCCGGCCGACACATCGACCAGATCGCAGCCATGCGCCTTCAGCATTTTTGCAATCTGGACCGACTCTTCAAGCGACAGGCCCTCCGGTACCCAGTCGACCGCCGAGAGGCGCACCGAGATCGGGCGT includes:
- a CDS encoding protein-disulfide reductase DsbD domain-containing protein, with the translated sequence MTNAVRSLGSLAGIIIAVILSVCPGMAARAQHLQLPNAPVRIALIQGSGDEAGLQIQLSPGWKFYWRTPGEGGVPAQFDWTASRNVTRVDVAWPAPRRILIGKTEIYGYGGEVVLPLRVERLDSGVPYGLDLMLEYGVCKDICILRNDRLLLRSQDSASTQNQLLIAKWRARVPQPAAQAGVQLVSHRLKPDRLMVTLQSQTPLHEPELFVEGAPDSWFGRPVVNLAANGQEVRFDLPATYSPDKANQLLRLTLVDRALQAELVLPP
- the rnhA gene encoding ribonuclease HI; this encodes MSDPQSVEIFTDGACLGNPGPGGWAALLRRGETEKELAGGELDTTNNRMELTAAIMALEALKKPCTVALYSDSRYVIDGATGWLRSWKARGWKTADRKPVKNVDLWQRFEEAVAPHKVSWHWVRGHDGHVENERVDVLARNAAIEIAGEDFKPKKKKPAR
- a CDS encoding YqgE/AlgH family protein codes for the protein MTSTSEISGYLERQLLIAMPSMADPRFARTVIYMCSHNAEGAMGLVINKPYPGLTFPNLLTQLGIESTADNNIVVRLGGPVETGRGFVLHSTDYMRQGSVKIDEAIGIGLTATLDVLRAIATGTGPQHSLFALGYAGWGAGQLDSEIQENAWLAVPADFELLFDSHLDGLWDRAVRKIGIDVAKLSTTAGHA
- the thrC gene encoding threonine synthase: MRYVSTRGQAPALDFEGVLLAGLATDGGLYVPESWPQFSAADWRAMRGLSYAEIAFRVIKPFIGGSIPDADLKQMIAEAYGTFGHRAVVPLRQSGDNDWVLELFHGPTLAFKDVALQLLGRLFDWALTRSGKRATIVGATSGDTGSAAIEGCRGRANLDIFIMFPDGRVSDVQRRQMTTVADSNVHAIALEGTFDDAQSMVKALFNDAAFRDSVGLTAVNSINWARVMAQIVYYVTASLSLGGPDRAPAFCVPSGNFGDIFAGYCAAKMGLPISKLIVATNRNDILARFFASGDYRKSGVEPTISPSMDIQVASNFERLLFDMHGRDGAQIRKLMGELDQSGGFTVSPNALAETKQLFAAGKADEAATKAMLKTAFEAGNGLLVDPHTAVGLVVSAEQRKSGALPVETPLITLATADAAKFPDAVKAATGRHPPLPPRMADLFERPERQTLLKNDYATVRNFIETRRVKA
- a CDS encoding GNAT family N-acetyltransferase, whose product is MLFGRFLPPLAPILHGEKLYLRAPDISDYDTWATLRAVSRDHLQPWEPTWAEDSLSREGYRRRLAWFERLRRQEHGEAYFIYLRRNDGLVGGITLSNIRRGAAQCGELGYWIGKPFAGQGHMGEALAVMLRHCFELLKLHRIEAACLPENLPSRRLLDHAGFRSEGLLREYLKINGVWRDHQLYARLANDPLPLPSPIPEPGPIRA
- a CDS encoding peroxiredoxin: MTIKVGDRIPDATLYVMSEQGPQAVKAAEFFKGKKVALFALPGAFTPTCSAKHLPGFIEKYDDLKKKGVETIACLSVNDAFVMGNWGKAQNVGDKVVMLADGSGELTKAIGMEFDLTARGMGVRSQRYSMLVDDGVVKQLNLEKPGAFEVSDANTLFSQI
- a CDS encoding homoserine kinase, with translation MAVYTEIDETQLNALLQRYELGCALSVKGIAEGVENSNYLLGTETGSYILTLYERRVKRDDLPYFLGLMDHLAAKGLACPTPIHDRDGNLLNEVAGRPCAIISFLNGVWPKKPTAKQCQELGAATARLHLAGKDFPLHRPNALSVDGWAKLVADCEARADSVMPGLAHDIAREYDALKAAWPETPGRAGDRPLPHGVIHADLFPDNVFFIGETFSGLIDFYFACNDYFAYEVAINLNAWCFEADGAFNVTKARALLSGYESVRPLTDGEVHTLPLFARGAALRFLLTRLYDWLNQVPGALVKPKDPLEYWKKLKFHRQVLGASAYGIER
- a CDS encoding M16 family metallopeptidase, with protein sequence MTVKISTLSNGMRVVSEAMPLVKTVSVGIWVDAGARDETSEINGVAHMLEHMAFKGTERRSARAIAEEIEAVGGHLNAFTSREQTAYYARVMAEDTGLALDILSDILQHSVFDAEEMERERGVIIQEIGQSEDTPDDIIFDHLQETAFPAQSMGRSILGTVERVSGMQRSDLQGFLDRFYHGPSLVLVAAGAVDHDMLMAEAEKLFGGFNRSPRPSQQTASYSGGEKREVRDLEQAHVAIALPGLAFDDPDYYAMKVYATVLGGGMSSRLFQEVREKRGLAYSVYAYPASYRDGGLMTIYAGTGGEKLPELMPVLADELGKLCSRVDDDELQRARAQLKVGLVMSLESSGARIEQLGSQMLLFGRPLNIDEVLASVDRVDAAAVRKVAERVMRTAPPAVAALGPVEQLESYNRFAARFG